GGCCGTTTCTTATACTCAGTCTAAAAGAAATTAAGGATACGTTTTTCTCAAAAACAGCTTTATTGTTCCTGGTGCTTGTGAGTTTTATTGTTGGATACGGGTTTCTTGCGGCCGTTGGTTTATATAGTGAACAAAGCCTGGCTGCGGTTAACAATCTTTTGTATGCGAGGGGCTTTGAGCCGGTACCGGGCGTATTTGGACCAACTTACGGCGGCTTGTTTGTCCTTTTTTCCTTGTTTCTACCGTTTGTGATAATTCCGCTGGTAAGTCTTGAAAAAGAGCACAATACCTTATCCATTCTAACGCAACTCCCTTTCAGCTTTAAAGATATTCTTATAGCAAAAATAATAGCTGCCTTTCTATTCTTGTTGTTTGTCCTGATGTTAACATTTCCGTGTATTATTTTGTGGAGAATATATGGTGGGCATATCCCGTTTAACGAGTTATTCCTGTTGATATCAGGGTATCTGCTTTATGGCATGTTTGTCGTATCGGTATCATTTTTTTCGGCATCTCTGTTCGACAGTACGGCGAATGCTTCAATCTTTTCAATATTCTTAATCATATCATCATGGGTAATCGATTTCGGTAGAAATATGAACATGTCGCCGTTTCAATCCTCTATTTCAGGGTGGACGGTCACCCGGGTCCTAAAGTATTTTGAAAACGGTATTCTCTCTTTTACAGCCGTCATGTATTTTATTCTAATCTGCTCTGTCTTTTTTGTCTTGGCCTATATCTTTTTAAGGTTTGATTTAAGGGGTAAGTGGAAATCAATATCCTTGGCAGTTATTCTATTCCTGTTTGCCATGTTTATTATTTCTCACATTACGCTTAACGTTGACATGACAGAAAGTCATAGAAACTCATTTTCCTCCAACATTTCAAAATCGCTGAAAAAGGTTCCTAACCTTGAAATCGACGTATATATGGGAAAAGGAGATTCCAGATTTGAAGATTATCAAAGGAGCTTTCTGAAAAAGCTGGATCTGGTAAGAAATGATGTGAAAGTTAAGATGATGACGGGTAACGAACTCAAGAAGAACTATGGGTTGTTTGTTTACAAAGTCAATGGAAAGTCCGAGAAAACATACTCTAACAGTGAACAGGAAATATTCCCGATAATATTTAAACTTGCCGGGATAAGTGTCGGTCATGGGAATGAGGAAGCCAGGTTTCCCGGACACCCACTTGTTGTGAAAGAAAAATTGTCAATTATTCAGTACACATATTATTTGCTGATTCCCATGGGAATGATATTGGCGTTTGTAGTTAAAAACTTTAAATTCAGAAGGAGGTTTAAAAAATGATGAGAACAAAAACGCCGCTGTTAGTTATAGTTCTTTTTTTATTTTTAGCACCAGGGGTTGTCTTTGCCGGAAAAACCATTAGCGTTAATTTTGACAATGAGGTCGTTGGTGCACCGTCGAAATCCTTTAGCTCGTTTGTGGGGACCTGGTACATAGACAAGGATGGCAACAAGATGGTCTATGCGGTTGATGGCAGAAAGTGGGCGAGGGGAACGATGTCTGCCGGAATTGCGGATAAGGCAAAGGCGTTATATGGACAACGGTATGCTGAATTCTTAGATAGTCTTGCGGCATACAAGTATTTCCCTCTGACTATTTATCAAGGAATTAAGAGTTTCAGCAGTGGAACGATATCCGTAAAATTTAAGGCAATTAGTGGGCGAATTGATCGGGCGGCTGGTATTGCCTTTAATATTAAACCAAACGGTGATTATCTGGTTATAAGAGCCAATCCAGCAGAAAATAACATAGTAGCTTTCAAAATGGAGAGAGGTTACCGCTCCGTTGTGCAATGGATACGAAATGTTCCTATAAGGTCAAGAAAATGGTACACCTTAAAAGTCG
The sequence above is a segment of the Deltaproteobacteria bacterium genome. Coding sequences within it:
- a CDS encoding ABC transporter permease encodes the protein MRPFLILSLKEIKDTFFSKTALLFLVLVSFIVGYGFLAAVGLYSEQSLAAVNNLLYARGFEPVPGVFGPTYGGLFVLFSLFLPFVIIPLVSLEKEHNTLSILTQLPFSFKDILIAKIIAAFLFLLFVLMLTFPCIILWRIYGGHIPFNELFLLISGYLLYGMFVVSVSFFSASLFDSTANASIFSIFLIISSWVIDFGRNMNMSPFQSSISGWTVTRVLKYFENGILSFTAVMYFILICSVFFVLAYIFLRFDLRGKWKSISLAVILFLFAMFIISHITLNVDMTESHRNSFSSNISKSLKKVPNLEIDVYMGKGDSRFEDYQRSFLKKLDLVRNDVKVKMMTGNELKKNYGLFVYKVNGKSEKTYSNSEQEIFPIIFKLAGISVGHGNEEARFPGHPLVVKEKLSIIQYTYYLLIPMGMILAFVVKNFKFRRRFKK